The following coding sequences are from one Ornithodoros turicata isolate Travis chromosome 1, ASM3712646v1, whole genome shotgun sequence window:
- the LOC135391577 gene encoding uncharacterized protein LOC135391577, with product MAPKKMRLDVGAVPTIFGATSGDNGLNISNESDVHNSEVTEVTSSNAMENHGLQRCLAFPEVHDIVVDMLVTDRHTGIKAMMRDLCPHIKHRFVVWHVAKGIKKKLLALGRAAKHQVVQLWIESIVRHAYWCPKTSGDDGELCRAKWVSLMNHIVDVHQHEDPWYPVCYHGPVSPPREWLKEESETYMRVHDILMAPTLLKDIPMLSSTNQTFGLEAFHSVLLHFLPKTHGFSDAGMRAR from the exons ATGGCTCCAAAGAAGATGCGGCTCGATGTAGGAGCCGTCCCAACGATCTTCGGAGCAACTTCTGGCGACAATGGTCTTAACATCAGTAACGAATCTGATGTGCATAATTCCGAG GTCACAGAGGTGACAAGCAGCAACGCCATGGAGAATCATGGGCTACAAAGGTGTCTTGCATTTCCCGAGGTGCATGACATAGTAGTAGACATGCTTGTCACGGATCGGCACACAGGCATCAAAGCCATGATGAGAGACTTGTGCCCCCACATTAAGCATCGATTTGTTGTGTGGCATGTTGCCAAAG GTATCAAGAAGAAACTTCTTGCTCTCGGTCGCGCAGCAAAGCATCAGGTGGTGCAGCTGTGGATCGAGAGTATAGTTCGGCATGCCTATTGGTGCCCCAAAACCAGTGGGGATGATGGTGAACTGTGCCGGGCTAAATGGGTGTCCTTGATGAACCATATCGTTGATGTCCATCAACACGAAGACCCCTGGTACCCTGTCTGCTACCACGGGCCAGTGTCCCCACCAAGGGAATGGCTGAAGGAAG AAAGTGAGACCTACATGCGCGTGCATGATATACTGATGGCTCCTACACTTCTGAAAGACATTCCGATGCTGTCATCTACAAATCAGACATTTGGCCTGGAAGCATTTCATAGCGTTCTCCTTCATTTTCTGCCAAAAACACATGGCTTCTCAGATGCTGGAATGCGTGCAAGGTAA